A single window of Drosophila suzukii chromosome 3, CBGP_Dsuzu_IsoJpt1.0, whole genome shotgun sequence DNA harbors:
- the msd1 gene encoding augmin complex subunit msd1, whose amino-acid sequence MPDAVEKMLAGMATNRQTMNRQLAKIDEIMERSNNTLLHIESNSKALSPNVAPVESQKVYNLRPEAEMALSKILENFKLLMRSNDQREEAFSALDGCLAYRHRVEHLGSSVRKLVALYDTVGQMRSSQEEQDASEDSP is encoded by the exons ATGCCTGACGCTGTGGAAAAAATGTTGGCGGGAATGG CCACCAATCGGCAGACCATGAACCGTCAGTTGGCCAAGATCGACGAGATAATGGAGCGGTCGAACAACACTCTGCTCCACATCGAGTCTAACAGCAAGGCTCTCAGTCCGAATGTGGCACCTGTGGAGTCCCAAAAGGTCTATAACCTTCGCCCGGAGGCCGAGATGGCCCTGTCCAAGATCCTGGAGAACTTTAAGCTCCTGATGCGGAGCAACGACCAGCGAGAGGAGGCCTTCAGCGCCCTGGACGGATGCCTGGCCTACAGGCACCGAGTGGAGCACCTGGGAAGCTCCGTGCGCAAGCTGGTGGCCCTGTACGACACCGTCGGCCAGATGAGGAGCTCCCAGGAGGAGCAAGATGCCAGCGAGGACTCCCCCTAA
- the ND-ACP gene encoding acyl carrier protein, mitochondrial isoform X2, which yields MSFTQIARSCSRLAATLAPRRIASGALVQSQASRMMHRIAVPSMTSQLSQKFAVRSYSAKSTIEDIKFRVLKVVSAYDKVTADKLNVESHFINDLGLDSLDHVEVIMAMEDEFGFEIPDSDAEKLLKPADIIKYVADKEDVYE from the exons ATGTCGTTCACACAGATCGCGCGCAGCTGCAGTCGACTGGCGGCGACTTTGGCCCCCCGAAGGATCGCCTCCGGCGCACTCGTCCAGTCACAGGCCTCCAGGATGATGCACAGGATTGCCGTGCCATCGATGACCAGCCAGCTGAGCCAA AAGTTCGCTGTGCGCAGCTATTCGGCCAAGAGCACCATCGAGGATATCAAGTTCCGCGTGCTGAAGGTGGTCTCTGCCTACGACAAAGTCACCGCCGACAAG CTCAACGTTGAGTCGCACTTCATCAACGACCTGGGACTGGACTCCTTGGACCACGTGGAGGTCATCATGGCCATGGAGGACGAGTTCGGGTTCGAGATCCCAGACTCCGATGCCGAGAAGCTGCTTAAACCTGCCGACATTATTAAGTACGTCGCCGACAAGGAGGATGTGTACGAGTAA
- the msd5 gene encoding augmin complex subunit msd5 produces the protein MENNVDFSRISSKLYQKYAQHVRNLKDVCVSKTVMKPGAFFDSLQQMMEEEAAATTPAKDMGSVSDYAELFRTLEEYPANLQRMPKKRELQRTNSMFLRGAGAAEDSVAMAMNTFNVSLSLTRLEEQRSAVDVYNDFKAFQRKLAKIYDDAAALDTTDSIYKQKLSQLHGFAQQLEKLMPTGGESPSDAFTSEEQETLLAIAANMEQLNYLRSNSLQLPNPNEILANGSLAARLEMFVEVLTYTLLQISSYNMVLI, from the coding sequence atggaaaataatgTGGATTTCAGCAGGATTTCGTCCAAGTTGTAccagaaatacgcacagcacGTGAGGAACCTGAAGGACGTGTGCGTGTCCAAGACGGTGATGAAGCCGGGCGCCTTCTTCGACAGCCTGCAGCAGATGATggaggaggaggcggcggCTACCACGCCTGCGAAGGATATGGGCTCGGTGTCCGACTATGCGGAGCTGTTCAGGACCCTGGAGGAGTACCCGGCCAACCTGCAGAGGATGCCTAAGAAGCGGGAGCTACAGCGCACCAACTCGATGTTCCTGCGGGGAGCGGGAGCAGCGGAGGACTCGGTGGCCATGGCCATGAACACCTTCAATGTCTCGCTCAGCCTGACGCGTTTGGAGGAGCAGCGCAGTGCCGTGGACGTGTACAATGACTTCAAGGCCTTCCAGCGGAAGCTGGCCAAGATCTACGACGATGCCGCCGCCCTGGACACCACGGATTCCATATACAAACAGAAGCTGTCGCAGCTCCACGGTTTTGCCCAGCAGCTGGAGAAGCTCATGCCCACCGGCGGGGAATCTCCGTCAGATGCCTTCACATCCGAGGAGCAGGAGACACTATTAGCCATTGCTGCCAACATGGAGCAGCTGAACTACCTGCGCTCCAACAGCCTCCAGCTGCCCAATCCcaacgagatactggccaATGGAAGTCTGGCCGCCCGCCTCGAGATGTTCGTTGAGGTGCTCACCTATACTCTCCTCCAAATCAGCAGCTACAACATGGTCTTGATTTAA
- the ND-ACP gene encoding acyl carrier protein, mitochondrial isoform X1 — translation MSFTQIARSCSRLAATLAPRRIASGALVQSQASRMMHRIAVPSMTSQLSQECSGRWQTQSVRRYSAKPPLSLKLINERVLLVLKLYDKIDPSKLNVESHFINDLGLDSLDHVEVIMAMEDEFGFEIPDSDAEKLLKPADIIKYVADKEDVYE, via the exons ATGTCGTTCACACAGATCGCGCGCAGCTGCAGTCGACTGGCGGCGACTTTGGCCCCCCGAAGGATCGCCTCCGGCGCACTCGTCCAGTCACAGGCCTCCAGGATGATGCACAGGATTGCCGTGCCATCGATGACCAGCCAGCTGAGCCAA GAGTGCAGTGGTCGCTGGCAAACGCAATCGGTGCGCAGATACTCGGCGAAACCGCCGCTCTCGCTGAAGCTGATCAATGAGCGCGTCTTGCTTGTGCTCAAGCTCTACGACAAGATCGATCCCAGCAAG CTCAACGTTGAGTCGCACTTCATCAACGACCTGGGACTGGACTCCTTGGACCACGTGGAGGTCATCATGGCCATGGAGGACGAGTTCGGGTTCGAGATCCCAGACTCCGATGCCGAGAAGCTGCTTAAACCTGCCGACATTATTAAGTACGTCGCCGACAAGGAGGATGTGTACGAGTAA
- the ND-ACP gene encoding acyl carrier protein, mitochondrial isoform X3, producing MSFTQIARSCSRLAATLAPRRIASGALVQSQASRMMHRIAVPSMTSQLSQKFAVRSYSAKSTIEDIKFRVLKVVSAYDKECSGRWQTQSVRRYSAKPPLSLKLINERVLLVLKLYDKIDPSKLNVESHFINDLGLDSLDHVEVIMAMEDEFGFEIPDSDAEKLLKPADIIKYVADKEDVYE from the exons ATGTCGTTCACACAGATCGCGCGCAGCTGCAGTCGACTGGCGGCGACTTTGGCCCCCCGAAGGATCGCCTCCGGCGCACTCGTCCAGTCACAGGCCTCCAGGATGATGCACAGGATTGCCGTGCCATCGATGACCAGCCAGCTGAGCCAA AAGTTCGCTGTGCGCAGCTATTCGGCCAAGAGCACCATCGAGGATATCAAGTTCCGCGTGCTGAAGGTGGTCTCTGCCTACGACAAA GAGTGCAGTGGTCGCTGGCAAACGCAATCGGTGCGCAGATACTCGGCGAAACCGCCGCTCTCGCTGAAGCTGATCAATGAGCGCGTCTTGCTTGTGCTCAAGCTCTACGACAAGATCGATCCCAGCAAG CTCAACGTTGAGTCGCACTTCATCAACGACCTGGGACTGGACTCCTTGGACCACGTGGAGGTCATCATGGCCATGGAGGACGAGTTCGGGTTCGAGATCCCAGACTCCGATGCCGAGAAGCTGCTTAAACCTGCCGACATTATTAAGTACGTCGCCGACAAGGAGGATGTGTACGAGTAA
- the LOC108013585 gene encoding uncharacterized protein, whose protein sequence is MFLFISRPTRTLGNRMQAVRERLGADLADQLDALHRNVMRTGLVSTKELEEAFRKTRVRDHNPNRLNLLWLLGIVFFIMVATPVFYETISFLLGVRCFLPNNYLVWEATRPISDCEFCKGVRAPLILANLTMEEFAPHAYSSLPIIVKRAVAHWPAQKDLSFAYIKDLYESVPGAMDSDCQFLHFNSDLKTLKDVLAMSAERSNLSQGVPWFVGWSVCQPAVLAELRKLYPRPHFLPVDAEMPHTDFILMGYEQGAVMHLDYIPRLMWQAQLKGNKSWFLAPAPECDRQCQPFSFYVEPGDAVLVDTRIWYHANTIPKGQFSLTVQSEYG, encoded by the exons ATGTTTCTG TTCATCAGTCGTCCCACGCGGACGCTGGGCAACCGGATGCAGGCGGTTCGCGAGCGTCTGGGCGCGGATTTAGCCGACCAACTGGACGCACTGCATCGGAATGTGATGCGAACTGGCCTGGTGTCCACGAAGGAGCTGGAGGAGGCATTCCGCAAGACGCGCGTCAGGGACCACAACCCGAACCGCTTGAATCTGCTCTGGCTGCTGGGCATTGTCTTCTTCATCATGGTGGCCACGCCGGTCTTCTACGAGACCATCTCCTTCCTGCTAGGCGTGCGCTGTTTCCTGCCCAACAACTACCTGGTCTGGGAGGCCACGCGTCCCATCAGTGACTGTGAGTTCTGCAAGGGCGTCCGGGCTCCGCTGATCTTAGCCAATCTCACGATGGAGGAGTTTGCGCCGCACGCCTACTCCTCGCTGCCAATCATCGTGAAGCGGGCGGTGGCCCATTGGCCAGCCCAGAAGGACCTAAGCTTTGCCTACATCAAGGATCTGTACGAGAGTGTCCCTGGAGCCATGGACTCGGACTGCCAGTTCCTGCACTTTAACTCGGATCTCAAGACGCTGAAGGATGTGCTTGCCATGTCTGCGGAGCGTTCGAATCTGAGCCAGGGAGTGCCCTGGTTCGTCGGATGGAGCGTCTGCCAACCGGCTGTCCTGGCGGAGCTGAGGAAGCTGTACCCCCGCCCGCATTTTCTGCCTGTCGATGCCGAAATGCCACACACGGATTTCATTTTGATGGGCTATGAGCAGGGGGCTGTGATGCAC CTGGACTACATTCCCCGGCTGATGTGGCAGGCCCAACTGAAGGGCAACAAGAGCTGGTTTCTGGCCCCCGCCCCCGAATGTGACCGCCAGTGCCAGCCCTTCTCCTTCTACGTGGAGCCCGGGGATGCTGTCCTGGTGGACACGCGCATCTGGTACCATGCCAATACCATCCCCAAGGGTCAGTTTTCGCTCACTGTTCAGTCGGAGTATGGATGA
- the Hmbs gene encoding uncharacterized protein Hmbs, whose translation MSAQEKVIRVGSRKSELALIQTKHVIGRLQKLYPKQKFEIHTMSTFGDRVLNVSLPKIGEKSLFTRDLEDALRNGGVDFVVHSLKDLPTALPTGMAIGAVLEREDARDALVLRENFKGHTIASLPKGSVIGTSSLRRTAQIRRMYPHLTVCDIRGNLNTRLAKLDAADSKFSGIILAQAGLVRMGWMSRISQVLEPTDLLYAVGQGALAVECRANDNQVLTMLQKLMCLNTTCRILAERSFLKTLGGGCSAPVAVWSILKGEPLNGNSQEVGLSLTGAVWSLDGAIEIRNNLACALNEQKSEVEQRKRGAQESASQLQEENSSSCDSPPATKRARNGNDSSSGSDSNSSSPRQQGSPPVICEDVAACEALSGYTVDQLSELASQCPVLGNSTAVGTAGIGGGDADTSNANTTPRQCPLRLVAGQEVMGQCPVTHNQTKAPAKCPVAHADSGDSCNANNGNGNENEAATTAHCPLQMPVGQDFMGECPYVNKETKVSYAQAGKCPVTGGVAGAPASILPTPPSSRASNASSVGDEVDHVATSSKCPFASMHQGSGLEAPAAKGNGNATLAKCPFLQKTVQMFDYADEEQPTPQQSVLIEDVENLFCGLFQHACHSRGIYEKANQLGKTLAEDLIKRGALEVMKVAQAEIHGKVATS comes from the exons ATGTCGGCGCAGGAAAAGGTTATACGCGTCGGATCGCGAAAGAGCGAG CTCGCTCTCATTCAGACCAAACATGTCATCGGCCGCCTGCAGAAGCTGTATCCCAAGCAGAAATTCGAGATCC ACACCATGTCGACCTTTGGCGATCGTGTGCTGAACGTTTCCCTGCCCAAGATCGGCGAGAAGAGCCTGTTCACCCGCGACCTGGAGGATGCACTGCGCAACGGGGGCGTCGACTTTGTGGTGCACTCGCTCAAGGATCTGCCCACCGCACTGCCGACAGGAATGGCTATTGGAGCAGTCCTAGAGCGAGAAGATGCCCGGGATGCGCTGGTGCTGCGGGAGAACTTCAAGGGCCACACGATAGCCTCGCTTCCCAAGGGCAGTGTGATTG GAACCTCCTCTCTCCGTCGCACGGCTCAGATCCGCCGGATGTATCCCCATTTGACTGTGTGCGACATCCGCGGAAATCTGAACACCCGATTGGCCAAGTTGGATGCCGCCGATTCAAAGTTCTCCGGCATCATTCTCGCCCAGGCAGGCCTGGTGAGGATGGGCTGGATGAGTCGCATTAGCCAGGTGCTGGAGCCAACCGACTTGCTATATGCCGTCGGACAAGGTGCCCTGGCCGTGGAGTGCCGCGCAAATGACAACCAAGTGCTAACCATGCTGCAGAAACTGATGTGCCTGAATACAACATGCCGCATCCTAGCAGAACGGAGCTTCCTGAAGACTCTGGGCGGAGGCTGCTCTGCCCCAGTGGCGGTTTGGAGTATCCTAAAGGGTGAACCCTTGAATGGAAACAGCCAGGAAGTGGGACTGTCCCTCACCGGAGCAGTTTGGAGTCTGGATGGCGCCATCGAGATACGGAATAACCTGGCTTGTGCCTTGAATGAACAGAAGTCGGAGGTGGAGCAGCGTAAACGAGGAGCCCAGGAGAGCGCCAGCCAGCTGCAGGAGGAGAACAGCAGCAGCTGCGATTCCCCGCCAGCTACCAAGCGCGCCAGGAATGGCAACGACAGCTCCTCTGGATCGGATTCAAACTCAAGCAGTCCGCGCCAGCAGGGCAGCCCTCCGGTGATCTGTGAAGATGTGGCCGCCTGCGAGGCTCTCTCCGGTTACACCGTGGATCAGCTCTCTGAATTGGCCAGCCAGTGTCCAGTGCTGGGCAATAGCACTGCTGTAGGAACTGCCGGGATCGGCGGAGGAGATGCGGATACCAGCAATGCCAATACAACTCCCCGGCAGTGCCCGCTGCGCTTGGTGGCCGGCCAGGAAGTGATGGGCCAGTGTCCAGTGACGCACAATCAGACCAAGGCACCCGCCAAGTGCCCAGTGGCTCACGCTGACTCCGGCGATTCCTGCAACGCAAACAACGGTAACGGTAATGAAAATGAAGCTGCCACCACGGCACATTGTCCGCTGCAGATGCCCGTGGGTCAGGACTTTATGGGCGAGTGTCCGTATGTTAACAAGGAGACCAAGGTATCCTATGCCCAGGCGGGCAAGTGTCCAGTGACGGGAGGAGTGGCCGGAGCACCTGCTTCCATTCTGCCCACGCCACCGAGCAGCAGAGCCAGTAATGCCAGTAGCGTTGGCGATGAGGTGGACCATGTGGCCACCTCCTCCAAGTGCCCATTCGCCTCGATGCACCAGGGCAGCGGTCTAGAGGCGCCGGCGGCCAAGGGCAACGGAAATGCAACCCTAGCCAAGTGCCCGTTCCTGCAGAAAACGGTCCAAATGTTCGACTACGCCGACGAGGAGCAGCCAACGCCGCAGC